Proteins encoded by one window of Musa acuminata AAA Group cultivar baxijiao chromosome BXJ2-9, Cavendish_Baxijiao_AAA, whole genome shotgun sequence:
- the LOC103998348 gene encoding mitogen-activated protein kinase kinase 3 isoform X1, whose protein sequence is MAGLEELKKKLEPLFDSENDPSFGMSMDPCDSYMVSDGGTVNLLSRSYGVYNINELGLQKHPAVIGDEAEIGEKTYCCASHEMHVFGTIGCGASSVVQRAVKIPIHRIMALKKINVFEKEKRQQLLNEIRTLCEASCYPGLVEFHGAFYTPESGQISIALEYVDGGSLADILRLQKLIPEAVLSCMVQKLLHGLSYLHGVRRLVHRDLKPANLLINLKGETKITDFGVSAGLDNSVAMCATFVGTVTYMSPERIRNESYSYAADIWSLGLTILECGTGKFPYMANEGPANLMLQILYDTSPTPPKDSFSLEFCSFIDACLQKESDARPTAEQLLSHPFIKKYENSGVDLREYVRSVFDPTQKLKEIADMLAIHYYMLFDGSDELWHHMKTFYTERSTFSFSGKTYTGQNDIFSTLSDIRRKLAGCRPQEKIVHVVQKLQCRPHEHDGVAIRASGSFILGSHFLICGNGVQAEGMPNIEELSLDVDSKRVGTFYEQFIMESGNSIGSFLISKQELYILQA, encoded by the exons GTTTCAGATGGTGGAACTGTTAACTTATTGAGCAGATCTTATGGAGTGTACAATATTAATGAGCTTGGATTGCAAAAACATCCAGCTGTGATAGGAGATGAAGCTGAAATTGGTGAAAAGACATACTGTTGTGCTTCACATGAAATGCATGTTTTTGGAACCATAGGTTGCGGAGCAAGCAGTGTGGTCCAAAGAGCTGTTAAAATACCAATTCATCGGATTATGGCGTTGAAGAAGATAAATGTATTTGAAAAG GAAAAAAGGCAACAGCTTCTTAACGAGATAAGAACCCTATGTGAGGCATCATGTTATCCTGGCTTAGTTGAATTTCATGGTGCATTCTATACCCCCGAATCTGGACAAATCAGCATTGCCCTGGAGTATGTGGATGGGGGTTCACTTGCAGATATACTGAGGCTTCAGAAACTTATACCGGAGGCTGTCCTTTCATGTATGGTTCAGAAACTGTTGCAT GGTCTAAGCTACTTGCATGGAGTAAGACGTCTGGTGCATAGAGATCTAAAGCCAGCCAATTTGCTTATAAATCTCAAAGGAGAGACAAAGATTACTGACTTTGGTGTCAGTGCTGGTTTAGATAATTCAGTGGCTATG TGTGCCACATTTGTTGGCACAGTCACATATATGTCACCTGAGAGAATTCGAAATGAGAGCTATTCCTATGCTGCTGACATTTGGAGTCTTGGATTAACCATACTAGAATGTGGTACTGGAAAGTTTCCATACATGGCAAATGAGGGGCCTGCAAACCTAATGTTGCAG ATCTTGTATGATACATCACCAACGCCTCCAAAAGATTCATTTTCGCTGGAGTTCTGCTCATTTATTGATGCCTGTCTTCAGAAGGAGTCTGATGCAAGGCCTACAGCTGAACAG CTTTTATCCCATCCATTTATCAAGAAGTATGAGAATTCTGGTGTGGATTTAAGAGAATATGTTAGAAGTGTTTTTGATCCAACTCAGAAGTTGAAAGAAATAGCAGAT ATGCTTGCTATTCACTATTACATGCTTTTTGACGGATCTGATGAGCTTTGGCATCACATGAAAACATTCTATACTGAACGCTCAACCTTCAG CTTCTCAGGAAAGACATACACTGGGCAGAATGATATATTTTCAACTCTATCAGATATACGGAGAAAATTGGCAGGTTGTCGGCCTCAAGAGAAAATTGTTCATGTTGTGCAAAAACTTCAATGCCGTCCCCATGAGCATGATGGAGTTGCAATTCGTGCATCTGGATCATTTATTCTAGGCAGCCACTTTCTCATATGTGGAAATGGTGTTCAAGCAGAGGGAATGCCCAACATTGAAGAACTATCACTTGATGTCGACAGTAAGCGTGTGGGAACCTTCTACGAGCAGTTTATTATGGAGTCGGGGAATTCCATTGGTAGTTTCTTGATAAGCAAGCAAGAACTGTACATATTGCAGGCGTAG
- the LOC103998348 gene encoding mitogen-activated protein kinase kinase 3 isoform X2 translates to MAGLEELKKKLEPLFDSENDPSFGMSMDPCDSYMVSDGGTVNLLSRSYGVYNINELGLQKHPAVIGDEAEIGEKTYCCASHEMHVFGTIGCGASSVVQRAVKIPIHRIMALKKINVFEKEKRQQLLNEIRTLCEASCYPGLVEFHGAFYTPESGQISIALEYVDGGSLADILRLQKLIPEAVLSCMVQKLLHGLSYLHGVRRLVHRDLKPANLLINLKGETKITDFGVSAGLDNSVAMCATFVGTVTYMSPERIRNESYSYAADIWSLGLTILECGTGKFPYMANEGPANLMLQILYDTSPTPPKDSFSLEFCSFIDACLQKESDARPTAEQMLAIHYYMLFDGSDELWHHMKTFYTERSTFSFSGKTYTGQNDIFSTLSDIRRKLAGCRPQEKIVHVVQKLQCRPHEHDGVAIRASGSFILGSHFLICGNGVQAEGMPNIEELSLDVDSKRVGTFYEQFIMESGNSIGSFLISKQELYILQA, encoded by the exons GTTTCAGATGGTGGAACTGTTAACTTATTGAGCAGATCTTATGGAGTGTACAATATTAATGAGCTTGGATTGCAAAAACATCCAGCTGTGATAGGAGATGAAGCTGAAATTGGTGAAAAGACATACTGTTGTGCTTCACATGAAATGCATGTTTTTGGAACCATAGGTTGCGGAGCAAGCAGTGTGGTCCAAAGAGCTGTTAAAATACCAATTCATCGGATTATGGCGTTGAAGAAGATAAATGTATTTGAAAAG GAAAAAAGGCAACAGCTTCTTAACGAGATAAGAACCCTATGTGAGGCATCATGTTATCCTGGCTTAGTTGAATTTCATGGTGCATTCTATACCCCCGAATCTGGACAAATCAGCATTGCCCTGGAGTATGTGGATGGGGGTTCACTTGCAGATATACTGAGGCTTCAGAAACTTATACCGGAGGCTGTCCTTTCATGTATGGTTCAGAAACTGTTGCAT GGTCTAAGCTACTTGCATGGAGTAAGACGTCTGGTGCATAGAGATCTAAAGCCAGCCAATTTGCTTATAAATCTCAAAGGAGAGACAAAGATTACTGACTTTGGTGTCAGTGCTGGTTTAGATAATTCAGTGGCTATG TGTGCCACATTTGTTGGCACAGTCACATATATGTCACCTGAGAGAATTCGAAATGAGAGCTATTCCTATGCTGCTGACATTTGGAGTCTTGGATTAACCATACTAGAATGTGGTACTGGAAAGTTTCCATACATGGCAAATGAGGGGCCTGCAAACCTAATGTTGCAG ATCTTGTATGATACATCACCAACGCCTCCAAAAGATTCATTTTCGCTGGAGTTCTGCTCATTTATTGATGCCTGTCTTCAGAAGGAGTCTGATGCAAGGCCTACAGCTGAACAG ATGCTTGCTATTCACTATTACATGCTTTTTGACGGATCTGATGAGCTTTGGCATCACATGAAAACATTCTATACTGAACGCTCAACCTTCAG CTTCTCAGGAAAGACATACACTGGGCAGAATGATATATTTTCAACTCTATCAGATATACGGAGAAAATTGGCAGGTTGTCGGCCTCAAGAGAAAATTGTTCATGTTGTGCAAAAACTTCAATGCCGTCCCCATGAGCATGATGGAGTTGCAATTCGTGCATCTGGATCATTTATTCTAGGCAGCCACTTTCTCATATGTGGAAATGGTGTTCAAGCAGAGGGAATGCCCAACATTGAAGAACTATCACTTGATGTCGACAGTAAGCGTGTGGGAACCTTCTACGAGCAGTTTATTATGGAGTCGGGGAATTCCATTGGTAGTTTCTTGATAAGCAAGCAAGAACTGTACATATTGCAGGCGTAG
- the LOC103998348 gene encoding mitogen-activated protein kinase kinase 3 isoform X5 — protein sequence MAGLEELKKKLEPLFDSENDPSFGMSMDPCDSYMVSDGGTVNLLSRSYGVYNINELGLQKHPAVIGDEAEIGEKTYCCASHEMHVFGTIGCGASSVVQRAVKIPIHRIMALKKINVFEKEKRQQLLNEIRTLCEASCYPGLVEFHGAFYTPESGQISIALEYVDGGSLADILRLQKLIPEAVLSCMVQKLLHGLSYLHGVRRLVHRDLKPANLLINLKGETKITDFGVSAGLDNSVAMILYDTSPTPPKDSFSLEFCSFIDACLQKESDARPTAEQMLAIHYYMLFDGSDELWHHMKTFYTERSTFSFSGKTYTGQNDIFSTLSDIRRKLAGCRPQEKIVHVVQKLQCRPHEHDGVAIRASGSFILGSHFLICGNGVQAEGMPNIEELSLDVDSKRVGTFYEQFIMESGNSIGSFLISKQELYILQA from the exons GTTTCAGATGGTGGAACTGTTAACTTATTGAGCAGATCTTATGGAGTGTACAATATTAATGAGCTTGGATTGCAAAAACATCCAGCTGTGATAGGAGATGAAGCTGAAATTGGTGAAAAGACATACTGTTGTGCTTCACATGAAATGCATGTTTTTGGAACCATAGGTTGCGGAGCAAGCAGTGTGGTCCAAAGAGCTGTTAAAATACCAATTCATCGGATTATGGCGTTGAAGAAGATAAATGTATTTGAAAAG GAAAAAAGGCAACAGCTTCTTAACGAGATAAGAACCCTATGTGAGGCATCATGTTATCCTGGCTTAGTTGAATTTCATGGTGCATTCTATACCCCCGAATCTGGACAAATCAGCATTGCCCTGGAGTATGTGGATGGGGGTTCACTTGCAGATATACTGAGGCTTCAGAAACTTATACCGGAGGCTGTCCTTTCATGTATGGTTCAGAAACTGTTGCAT GGTCTAAGCTACTTGCATGGAGTAAGACGTCTGGTGCATAGAGATCTAAAGCCAGCCAATTTGCTTATAAATCTCAAAGGAGAGACAAAGATTACTGACTTTGGTGTCAGTGCTGGTTTAGATAATTCAGTGGCTATG ATCTTGTATGATACATCACCAACGCCTCCAAAAGATTCATTTTCGCTGGAGTTCTGCTCATTTATTGATGCCTGTCTTCAGAAGGAGTCTGATGCAAGGCCTACAGCTGAACAG ATGCTTGCTATTCACTATTACATGCTTTTTGACGGATCTGATGAGCTTTGGCATCACATGAAAACATTCTATACTGAACGCTCAACCTTCAG CTTCTCAGGAAAGACATACACTGGGCAGAATGATATATTTTCAACTCTATCAGATATACGGAGAAAATTGGCAGGTTGTCGGCCTCAAGAGAAAATTGTTCATGTTGTGCAAAAACTTCAATGCCGTCCCCATGAGCATGATGGAGTTGCAATTCGTGCATCTGGATCATTTATTCTAGGCAGCCACTTTCTCATATGTGGAAATGGTGTTCAAGCAGAGGGAATGCCCAACATTGAAGAACTATCACTTGATGTCGACAGTAAGCGTGTGGGAACCTTCTACGAGCAGTTTATTATGGAGTCGGGGAATTCCATTGGTAGTTTCTTGATAAGCAAGCAAGAACTGTACATATTGCAGGCGTAG
- the LOC103998348 gene encoding mitogen-activated protein kinase kinase 3 isoform X3, producing the protein MAGLEELKKKLEPLFDSENDPSFGMSMDPCDSYMVSDGGTVNLLSRSYGVYNINELGLQKHPAVIGDEAEIGEKTYCCASHEMHVFGTIGCGASSVVQRAVKIPIHRIMALKKINVFEKEKRQQLLNEIRTLCEASCYPGLVEFHGAFYTPESGQISIALEYVDGGSLADILRLQKLIPEAVLSCMVQKLLHGLSYLHGVRRLVHRDLKPANLLINLKGETKITDFGVSAGLDNSVAMILYDTSPTPPKDSFSLEFCSFIDACLQKESDARPTAEQLLSHPFIKKYENSGVDLREYVRSVFDPTQKLKEIADMLAIHYYMLFDGSDELWHHMKTFYTERSTFSFSGKTYTGQNDIFSTLSDIRRKLAGCRPQEKIVHVVQKLQCRPHEHDGVAIRASGSFILGSHFLICGNGVQAEGMPNIEELSLDVDSKRVGTFYEQFIMESGNSIGSFLISKQELYILQA; encoded by the exons GTTTCAGATGGTGGAACTGTTAACTTATTGAGCAGATCTTATGGAGTGTACAATATTAATGAGCTTGGATTGCAAAAACATCCAGCTGTGATAGGAGATGAAGCTGAAATTGGTGAAAAGACATACTGTTGTGCTTCACATGAAATGCATGTTTTTGGAACCATAGGTTGCGGAGCAAGCAGTGTGGTCCAAAGAGCTGTTAAAATACCAATTCATCGGATTATGGCGTTGAAGAAGATAAATGTATTTGAAAAG GAAAAAAGGCAACAGCTTCTTAACGAGATAAGAACCCTATGTGAGGCATCATGTTATCCTGGCTTAGTTGAATTTCATGGTGCATTCTATACCCCCGAATCTGGACAAATCAGCATTGCCCTGGAGTATGTGGATGGGGGTTCACTTGCAGATATACTGAGGCTTCAGAAACTTATACCGGAGGCTGTCCTTTCATGTATGGTTCAGAAACTGTTGCAT GGTCTAAGCTACTTGCATGGAGTAAGACGTCTGGTGCATAGAGATCTAAAGCCAGCCAATTTGCTTATAAATCTCAAAGGAGAGACAAAGATTACTGACTTTGGTGTCAGTGCTGGTTTAGATAATTCAGTGGCTATG ATCTTGTATGATACATCACCAACGCCTCCAAAAGATTCATTTTCGCTGGAGTTCTGCTCATTTATTGATGCCTGTCTTCAGAAGGAGTCTGATGCAAGGCCTACAGCTGAACAG CTTTTATCCCATCCATTTATCAAGAAGTATGAGAATTCTGGTGTGGATTTAAGAGAATATGTTAGAAGTGTTTTTGATCCAACTCAGAAGTTGAAAGAAATAGCAGAT ATGCTTGCTATTCACTATTACATGCTTTTTGACGGATCTGATGAGCTTTGGCATCACATGAAAACATTCTATACTGAACGCTCAACCTTCAG CTTCTCAGGAAAGACATACACTGGGCAGAATGATATATTTTCAACTCTATCAGATATACGGAGAAAATTGGCAGGTTGTCGGCCTCAAGAGAAAATTGTTCATGTTGTGCAAAAACTTCAATGCCGTCCCCATGAGCATGATGGAGTTGCAATTCGTGCATCTGGATCATTTATTCTAGGCAGCCACTTTCTCATATGTGGAAATGGTGTTCAAGCAGAGGGAATGCCCAACATTGAAGAACTATCACTTGATGTCGACAGTAAGCGTGTGGGAACCTTCTACGAGCAGTTTATTATGGAGTCGGGGAATTCCATTGGTAGTTTCTTGATAAGCAAGCAAGAACTGTACATATTGCAGGCGTAG
- the LOC103998348 gene encoding mitogen-activated protein kinase kinase 3 isoform X4, which translates to MHVFGTIGCGASSVVQRAVKIPIHRIMALKKINVFEKEKRQQLLNEIRTLCEASCYPGLVEFHGAFYTPESGQISIALEYVDGGSLADILRLQKLIPEAVLSCMVQKLLHGLSYLHGVRRLVHRDLKPANLLINLKGETKITDFGVSAGLDNSVAMCATFVGTVTYMSPERIRNESYSYAADIWSLGLTILECGTGKFPYMANEGPANLMLQILYDTSPTPPKDSFSLEFCSFIDACLQKESDARPTAEQLLSHPFIKKYENSGVDLREYVRSVFDPTQKLKEIADMLAIHYYMLFDGSDELWHHMKTFYTERSTFSFSGKTYTGQNDIFSTLSDIRRKLAGCRPQEKIVHVVQKLQCRPHEHDGVAIRASGSFILGSHFLICGNGVQAEGMPNIEELSLDVDSKRVGTFYEQFIMESGNSIGSFLISKQELYILQA; encoded by the exons ATGCATGTTTTTGGAACCATAGGTTGCGGAGCAAGCAGTGTGGTCCAAAGAGCTGTTAAAATACCAATTCATCGGATTATGGCGTTGAAGAAGATAAATGTATTTGAAAAG GAAAAAAGGCAACAGCTTCTTAACGAGATAAGAACCCTATGTGAGGCATCATGTTATCCTGGCTTAGTTGAATTTCATGGTGCATTCTATACCCCCGAATCTGGACAAATCAGCATTGCCCTGGAGTATGTGGATGGGGGTTCACTTGCAGATATACTGAGGCTTCAGAAACTTATACCGGAGGCTGTCCTTTCATGTATGGTTCAGAAACTGTTGCAT GGTCTAAGCTACTTGCATGGAGTAAGACGTCTGGTGCATAGAGATCTAAAGCCAGCCAATTTGCTTATAAATCTCAAAGGAGAGACAAAGATTACTGACTTTGGTGTCAGTGCTGGTTTAGATAATTCAGTGGCTATG TGTGCCACATTTGTTGGCACAGTCACATATATGTCACCTGAGAGAATTCGAAATGAGAGCTATTCCTATGCTGCTGACATTTGGAGTCTTGGATTAACCATACTAGAATGTGGTACTGGAAAGTTTCCATACATGGCAAATGAGGGGCCTGCAAACCTAATGTTGCAG ATCTTGTATGATACATCACCAACGCCTCCAAAAGATTCATTTTCGCTGGAGTTCTGCTCATTTATTGATGCCTGTCTTCAGAAGGAGTCTGATGCAAGGCCTACAGCTGAACAG CTTTTATCCCATCCATTTATCAAGAAGTATGAGAATTCTGGTGTGGATTTAAGAGAATATGTTAGAAGTGTTTTTGATCCAACTCAGAAGTTGAAAGAAATAGCAGAT ATGCTTGCTATTCACTATTACATGCTTTTTGACGGATCTGATGAGCTTTGGCATCACATGAAAACATTCTATACTGAACGCTCAACCTTCAG CTTCTCAGGAAAGACATACACTGGGCAGAATGATATATTTTCAACTCTATCAGATATACGGAGAAAATTGGCAGGTTGTCGGCCTCAAGAGAAAATTGTTCATGTTGTGCAAAAACTTCAATGCCGTCCCCATGAGCATGATGGAGTTGCAATTCGTGCATCTGGATCATTTATTCTAGGCAGCCACTTTCTCATATGTGGAAATGGTGTTCAAGCAGAGGGAATGCCCAACATTGAAGAACTATCACTTGATGTCGACAGTAAGCGTGTGGGAACCTTCTACGAGCAGTTTATTATGGAGTCGGGGAATTCCATTGGTAGTTTCTTGATAAGCAAGCAAGAACTGTACATATTGCAGGCGTAG